In a single window of the Paenibacillus sp. MMS20-IR301 genome:
- a CDS encoding MerR family transcriptional regulator gives MNMMFRIGEISKLFGIPQQTLRYYDKIGLFSPAHVNQETGYRYYTLSQLQQLHHIKVLKSINLSIAEIKNSSIDDWDLNKLDILYSAQIKHIEQSIEELTKLKQGIQLRQDIFKALKSHPTNEIVTSEFQERTIYSKAVNVSSTRDQETEYYKSFISLPNSLDYINVSPGFIVEKSKFLQNQFLASYLFLEDPSVVPEGFEEIRLPKGTYCSLYIEDSYSKSKMYYMKFKNFVKKNNKTLLSDVYEFCYTVLPNNNDISSWGIVAQINP, from the coding sequence ATGAATATGATGTTTAGAATAGGAGAAATTTCAAAGTTGTTTGGTATTCCTCAACAAACCTTGCGGTATTACGATAAAATCGGACTGTTTTCTCCAGCCCACGTTAATCAGGAAACAGGATATCGTTATTACACACTCAGTCAACTACAGCAATTGCATCATATTAAGGTTTTAAAAAGCATTAATCTATCCATCGCTGAAATAAAGAACTCGAGTATAGATGATTGGGATCTAAATAAACTGGACATATTGTATTCAGCACAGATTAAACACATTGAACAAAGCATTGAGGAATTAACAAAATTAAAACAGGGGATTCAGTTAAGACAAGATATTTTCAAGGCCTTGAAATCGCATCCTACAAATGAAATTGTAACTTCTGAATTTCAAGAAAGAACTATTTATAGTAAAGCTGTGAATGTTTCTTCAACAAGAGACCAGGAAACAGAGTACTATAAATCGTTCATCTCATTACCCAATTCTTTGGATTATATTAATGTAAGTCCAGGATTTATTGTGGAAAAATCCAAATTTCTACAAAACCAATTTTTAGCATCTTATTTATTTCTTGAAGATCCTTCCGTTGTACCTGAAGGTTTTGAAGAAATTCGTTTACCAAAGGGAACATACTGTTCCCTTTACATTGAGGACAGCTACTCAAAATCAAAAATGTATTACATGAAGTTTAAGAATTTCGTAAAGAAAAATAATAAAACATTACTTAGCGATGTATATGAATTTTGTTACACGGTCCTACCTAATAATAACGATATCAGCTCATGGGGGATAGTCGCTCAAATTAATCCTTGA
- the lgt gene encoding prolipoprotein diacylglyceryl transferase, which produces MYLQLNKIAFSLGAINIHWYGLILGMAALIGLLFVIYEGKKRFNIPQEVFMDMLLLGLPSAIIGARIYYIVFKWDDYRDNIWGVFKIWNGGIAIYGALIGAVVFAVIFFRKKGYSFWRMADICAPGLIVGQLIGRWGNYVNQEAYGGPVEETFLIEKLHLPDFIVNQMEIEGVFHHPTFLYESFWNLVGLILLLILRRQKFLRSGELFMSYFIWYSAGRFFIEALRTDSLGFQSPSWIPYIVNGLWSPMMSLGFEQGYLDPVYGNVRISQLLALFIIIIAITLIVVRRVTGKTTSLYSDPIVPIKAASHI; this is translated from the coding sequence ATGTACTTGCAATTGAACAAAATTGCTTTTTCATTAGGGGCAATAAATATACACTGGTATGGTTTAATTCTTGGTATGGCAGCGTTAATTGGTTTATTATTTGTAATCTATGAAGGGAAGAAAAGATTTAATATTCCTCAGGAAGTATTCATGGATATGCTCTTGTTAGGATTACCTTCTGCTATCATCGGCGCTCGTATATATTACATTGTATTTAAATGGGATGACTACAGAGATAACATCTGGGGAGTCTTCAAAATTTGGAATGGTGGTATTGCAATTTATGGTGCATTAATTGGCGCGGTTGTATTCGCTGTAATATTTTTTCGGAAGAAAGGGTATAGTTTTTGGCGTATGGCGGATATTTGTGCTCCGGGGTTAATTGTAGGCCAATTGATTGGTCGATGGGGCAACTATGTTAATCAGGAGGCGTATGGCGGACCGGTTGAAGAAACCTTCCTCATCGAAAAATTGCATCTCCCTGACTTCATTGTCAATCAGATGGAAATTGAAGGAGTATTTCATCATCCTACATTTTTATACGAATCGTTTTGGAATTTGGTTGGCCTCATTCTATTGCTGATTTTGCGAAGGCAGAAATTTTTGCGCTCTGGTGAACTATTTATGTCTTATTTCATCTGGTATTCCGCAGGGCGTTTTTTCATAGAGGCATTGCGAACAGATAGCTTGGGCTTTCAGTCTCCGAGCTGGATCCCTTACATTGTTAATGGATTGTGGTCACCTATGATGTCCTTAGGTTTTGAACAAGGTTATCTTGATCCCGTGTATGGAAACGTAAGAATTTCACAATTACTGGCTCTCTTTATAATTATTATAGCAATAACGCTTATTGTCGTAAGAAGAGTTACTGGTAAAACAACTTCACTCTACAGTGACCCGATTGTACCTATTAAGGCTGCATCCCATA
- a CDS encoding NAD(P)H oxidoreductase: MKVLIVVAHPREDSLTMNVTKRLISGIEAAGNQYELVDLYKEGFNPVLLTSDEPDWNNPDKVYSEEVQRQMKRIQSSEALVFVFPVWWYSVPAIMKGYLDRVWNFGFAYGNSNKLPVKCIRWIALTGFTQVKLEKRNYHQMMEHYFNIGLSGFVGVRDSKVHFMTNTLGEFDDHVEQNKEILFNNHLDEAYKIGTQL, encoded by the coding sequence ATGAAAGTGCTAATTGTTGTAGCTCACCCGAGGGAAGATTCCTTAACTATGAATGTAACAAAGCGCTTAATTAGTGGTATTGAAGCAGCTGGTAACCAATACGAATTAGTAGACCTTTACAAAGAAGGATTTAACCCTGTTCTTTTAACCTCGGACGAACCCGATTGGAATAACCCTGATAAGGTGTACTCTGAAGAGGTCCAGCGGCAGATGAAAAGAATTCAATCTAGTGAGGCTCTTGTTTTTGTATTTCCAGTTTGGTGGTATAGTGTACCCGCAATCATGAAGGGTTACCTTGACCGGGTATGGAATTTTGGTTTTGCGTATGGAAATTCAAATAAGCTTCCAGTAAAGTGTATTAGATGGATTGCTTTGACTGGGTTTACACAAGTAAAATTGGAAAAACGTAATTATCATCAAATGATGGAGCACTACTTTAACATCGGTTTATCCGGCTTTGTTGGTGTGAGAGATTCTAAAGTGCATTTTATGACAAACACTTTAGGGGAATTTGATGATCATGTTGAGCAGAATAAAGAAATTCTCTTTAACAATCATCTTGACGAGGCGTATAAAATTGGAACTCAATTATAA